A portion of the Edaphobacter lichenicola genome contains these proteins:
- a CDS encoding helix-turn-helix transcriptional regulator, whose protein sequence is MNHLGGNLKLDRLARECNLSPGHFARAFKTTFGVSVHRWVVDRRIDYAKALLTHSALSLPDVAFRTGFSSQSTFTRAFQQRVGTGPGQWRRSMGPPVRGSSSLASRTRYDMTSPVQI, encoded by the coding sequence ATGAATCATTTGGGCGGTAACCTTAAACTGGATCGGCTCGCTAGAGAATGTAATCTCTCTCCGGGACACTTTGCGCGAGCATTCAAAACAACCTTTGGTGTTTCAGTCCACCGTTGGGTCGTCGATCGTCGGATTGATTATGCAAAGGCACTCTTGACTCATTCCGCTCTCTCTTTACCTGACGTAGCGTTTCGTACTGGATTTTCAAGCCAATCCACTTTCACGCGAGCATTTCAGCAGAGGGTGGGCACCGGTCCGGGGCAATGGAGACGTAGCATGGGGCCACCCGTTCGCGGGAGTTCCTCTTTGGCTTCTCGAACTCGTTACGATATGACCTCGCCGGTTCAGATCTAA
- a CDS encoding FAD-dependent oxidoreductase: MIAAEELKAFPLFDCLNDEWLQKIADSAAELSVHPGEWIIREGEMPSFFVLLEGSLTCEKDYGGTNKVKAQYVPGDFYGEIPILLDSVAIASLQATEPSRVLRLDRVQFMDMIASSRRCNEIVIEVMTKRLKMIQDHMQVNDALRVRVFGSQYNMECRDIRDFLSQNHISYRWTDHQANPETVNNCGEPFVVVDQSKVVGCPLTVRKVAEALGMKTTPSQIGYDVVIVGGGPAGLAAAVYGASEGLEVLLIEKRGIGGQAACSSRIENYPGFPTGISGNDLGARAFKQAEHFGAEIVVTREAQSIFSFPGGYCVEMDGGCKVKTRSVLLATGVQWRKLDVPGLKPLIGRGILYGAARTEAHSVVGKEVFLVGAGNSAGQAAMFFSGYASSVTLLVRSSGLESSMSQYLIEQLRRRSNIHIETGTELISAAGDVHLESIRTIADGHIQSRPADALFIMIGACAANSWMPEDLQRDPNGFIYTGRDVATPAGVRAPFLLETNLHGIFCAGDIRHDSIKRVSSGMGEGSMAISFIHQYLALEIQPEELVA, translated from the coding sequence ATGATCGCAGCTGAAGAACTCAAAGCTTTTCCGTTATTTGATTGCCTCAATGACGAATGGCTTCAAAAGATTGCGGATTCAGCCGCGGAGCTGTCGGTTCACCCTGGCGAATGGATTATCCGGGAAGGTGAAATGCCTTCCTTTTTCGTCCTGCTGGAGGGTTCCCTCACCTGTGAGAAGGATTATGGTGGCACCAATAAAGTGAAAGCTCAGTATGTGCCGGGAGATTTCTACGGTGAAATCCCCATCCTTCTAGATTCGGTTGCAATTGCATCATTGCAAGCTACGGAGCCTTCCCGAGTCCTGCGGCTCGATAGAGTCCAGTTTATGGATATGATCGCGTCGTCGCGCAGATGCAATGAAATCGTTATCGAGGTGATGACAAAGCGTTTGAAGATGATCCAAGACCACATGCAAGTAAACGATGCTCTTCGAGTGCGAGTATTTGGTTCGCAGTACAACATGGAGTGCCGAGACATAAGAGATTTTCTTTCCCAAAACCATATCTCTTACAGATGGACAGACCATCAAGCTAATCCAGAGACCGTTAATAATTGTGGCGAGCCTTTCGTTGTAGTTGATCAGTCGAAGGTCGTCGGCTGTCCACTTACTGTTCGCAAAGTGGCAGAAGCTCTGGGAATGAAGACCACCCCTTCACAGATTGGGTATGACGTTGTCATAGTAGGTGGAGGGCCAGCGGGATTGGCAGCAGCGGTCTATGGGGCCTCAGAAGGCCTAGAGGTACTGTTGATCGAAAAGCGAGGGATTGGAGGTCAGGCTGCATGTTCCAGTCGAATAGAAAATTATCCCGGCTTCCCAACAGGAATCTCCGGTAACGATTTAGGAGCGCGGGCTTTCAAGCAGGCGGAACATTTCGGGGCGGAAATTGTCGTGACGCGTGAAGCTCAAAGCATTTTCTCCTTCCCGGGCGGGTACTGCGTGGAGATGGACGGCGGATGCAAGGTGAAAACTAGGTCGGTTCTGCTTGCGACAGGTGTGCAATGGAGGAAGCTTGACGTACCTGGTCTAAAACCGCTTATCGGCAGAGGAATCCTCTATGGCGCGGCTCGTACGGAGGCTCATTCTGTGGTCGGAAAAGAAGTCTTCCTCGTGGGCGCCGGAAACTCGGCTGGGCAAGCCGCCATGTTCTTCTCCGGCTACGCATCGTCGGTAACACTCTTGGTTCGAAGTTCAGGCCTGGAATCATCCATGTCGCAGTATCTGATTGAACAGCTGCGGAGAAGAAGCAATATCCATATTGAAACGGGTACCGAGCTTATTTCAGCCGCTGGTGATGTCCATCTCGAATCGATCCGTACCATCGCAGATGGCCACATCCAGTCACGACCAGCAGACGCGCTTTTCATCATGATTGGCGCGTGCGCGGCAAACTCGTGGATGCCCGAAGATCTGCAGCGAGACCCAAATGGGTTTATCTATACCGGTCGGGATGTCGCAACACCCGCTGGTGTCCGCGCCCCATTTCTACTCGAAACCAACCTTCACGGAATTTTTTGTGCCGGAGACATTCGGCACGACTCAATCAAACGGGTCTCGAGCGGCATGGGCGAAGGAAGCATGGCCATATCGTTCATCCATCAATATCTCGCTCTCGAGATACAACCTGAAGAGCTTGTCGCCTAA
- a CDS encoding SDR family NAD(P)-dependent oxidoreductase, with product MNKLTGKIAVVTGASKGIGAAAAKRLAAEGASVVVNFHTSKNDADRVVSEIVAAGGKAIAVGADVSDEKQIAELFAKTKEVYGKLDILVNNAGIYAFGPLEEVTPDKYHREHNLNVLGLLLTTKAALYLFPSEGGSIINIGSRVNSVAPAKSAISSASKAAVDAITKVLSKELGPRKIRVNSLNPGIIMTEGFIAGGLANSPMQKHYVELTPLGRMGEPDDVAFPIVFLASDDSRWISGELIIVAGGE from the coding sequence ATGAACAAGCTAACGGGAAAGATCGCGGTTGTAACGGGAGCGTCGAAGGGAATTGGCGCGGCAGCAGCGAAGCGACTGGCAGCAGAGGGCGCATCGGTCGTAGTGAACTTTCACACAAGCAAAAATGACGCGGACAGGGTTGTATCGGAGATTGTCGCTGCAGGAGGCAAAGCAATTGCTGTCGGCGCCGATGTTTCCGATGAAAAGCAGATCGCTGAGCTTTTCGCGAAAACCAAAGAGGTATACGGCAAGCTCGACATCCTGGTCAACAATGCCGGCATATATGCGTTTGGACCTCTTGAGGAGGTAACCCCAGATAAATATCACCGCGAACATAACCTGAACGTCCTTGGGCTCCTGTTGACTACGAAGGCTGCACTTTATCTGTTTCCATCTGAGGGTGGAAGCATCATCAACATTGGTTCTCGTGTCAATTCGGTTGCTCCAGCAAAATCGGCAATCTCTTCAGCGAGCAAGGCTGCTGTGGACGCAATCACGAAGGTTCTGAGCAAAGAACTCGGACCACGCAAAATCCGCGTCAACTCTCTCAATCCAGGCATAATCATGACCGAAGGGTTTATCGCAGGCGGTCTGGCGAATAGCCCCATGCAAAAGCATTATGTTGAACTCACTCCTTTAGGACGGATGGGAGAGCCTGATGATGTGGCCTTTCCTATCGTTTTCTTAGCATCTGACGACTCTCGCTGGATCAGCGGAGAGCTGATCATTGTCGCCGGTGGAGAGTAG
- a CDS encoding isochorismatase family cysteine hydrolase translates to MSTSIYEQSTTALLIVDPYNDFMSEGGKLYDITKPQADSVGFYENMRKLIPAVRDAGIQVFIVPHHRTRPTDFVNWAAINPTQQETKRKECFEDGAWGGQFHEEFGPKPGDVVALEHWAQNGFANTDLDAQLKQHGVKKLIFVGFIANSCVEATARMGMELGYHVTLIKDATGAFNPEGMVAARVNAKLFAHSELTTQELLAALPIGAKK, encoded by the coding sequence ATGTCTACATCGATTTACGAGCAAAGCACTACGGCTCTTCTCATAGTTGATCCCTACAACGACTTCATGTCTGAAGGCGGAAAGCTCTATGACATCACTAAACCACAAGCAGACTCCGTCGGCTTTTACGAGAACATGCGGAAGTTGATACCCGCAGTTCGCGATGCAGGGATACAAGTTTTCATCGTGCCGCACCACAGGACGAGACCTACGGACTTCGTCAACTGGGCTGCCATCAATCCCACGCAGCAAGAAACCAAGCGGAAGGAATGTTTCGAAGACGGTGCCTGGGGCGGCCAATTTCATGAAGAGTTCGGTCCGAAGCCCGGGGATGTCGTGGCATTGGAACACTGGGCACAAAATGGATTCGCTAATACCGATCTCGATGCCCAGTTGAAACAACATGGAGTCAAGAAACTGATATTCGTCGGCTTTATAGCAAATTCCTGCGTGGAGGCCACAGCAAGAATGGGCATGGAACTCGGTTACCACGTGACGCTTATCAAGGACGCGACGGGAGCATTCAATCCCGAAGGCATGGTCGCGGCCCGCGTAAACGCGAAGCTCTTTGCCCATAGTGAACTCACAACCCAAGAGCTGCTGGCCGCGCTGCCCATCGGCGCCAAGAAATAG
- a CDS encoding alpha/beta hydrolase, producing MSLFNKFWSATAIALSVAVPFLPSSVSAQSDRKVQVENVVLVHGAWVDGSSWSRVIPLLESKGIHVTAVQLPLTSLADDVAATQRALALIDGPVILVGHSYGGVVITQAGVDPKVKGLVYISAFAPDSGESALSLLKSSTVEPPAASQIVPDSVGFTKISRKGIDEDFAEELPSLERDILFATQGPTSAPNALAVPVTGAAWKNKPSWTLITTKDRVIPLELQKTMAQKIGSQVTTLPASHLALLAHPQDVASVIEQAVRSVDQSK from the coding sequence ATGTCTCTTTTTAATAAATTCTGGAGTGCAACAGCTATAGCTCTCAGCGTTGCAGTACCTTTTCTACCCTCTAGTGTGTCGGCTCAGTCTGACAGGAAAGTTCAGGTCGAGAACGTTGTTCTCGTGCATGGAGCATGGGTCGACGGTTCCAGCTGGTCCCGGGTCATCCCACTCCTCGAGAGCAAAGGAATTCACGTGACCGCTGTGCAGCTGCCTCTAACTTCACTCGCAGATGATGTCGCCGCGACCCAACGCGCTTTGGCTTTGATCGACGGCCCGGTGATCCTCGTGGGCCATTCTTATGGCGGAGTGGTCATTACTCAAGCTGGTGTTGACCCAAAGGTAAAAGGATTAGTTTACATTTCTGCCTTTGCTCCAGATTCGGGAGAATCAGCCCTTTCGCTCTTGAAATCTTCAACGGTCGAGCCACCCGCAGCATCGCAGATCGTGCCCGATAGTGTCGGCTTCACGAAGATCTCGCGTAAGGGAATCGATGAAGATTTTGCTGAAGAGCTACCGTCTTTAGAGAGAGACATTCTCTTCGCTACGCAAGGTCCAACTTCAGCACCCAATGCTTTGGCAGTTCCGGTTACTGGAGCCGCGTGGAAGAACAAACCGTCCTGGACTTTGATTACAACGAAGGATCGAGTGATCCCTTTAGAACTGCAAAAGACTATGGCGCAGAAGATTGGCTCACAGGTTACTACGCTCCCAGCGTCCCATCTCGCGCTGCTCGCACATCCGCAAGACGTAGCGTCTGTGATTGAGCAGGCCGTGCGAAGCGTCGACCAGAGCAAGTAG
- a CDS encoding NADPH:quinone reductase, producing the protein MKAAWYVKNGAARYVLELGDLDKPAVGRGQVLVHIRAIGVNPSDTKARATTPLASGIRRVIPHQDGAGIIEAVGEGVPTSRIGERVWIYEALFSGGSGCAAEYIAVPSVNAVPLPGNISFEVGACLGVPALTAHRCVFADGPVDGQALLVTGGAGSVGVHAIQFAKHGGASVFTTVSSEKQAMIAKAAGADLIIDRNKDNQAVRMQTVAGGSSQRIIDRVVDVAFGANLETTMKVLKENGVIATYSSDSEPEPTLPFFSLLRLGVTIRFIFVYKMSAEAHQIAIEATTVGLTEGWLQTNIAATFPLSRIAEAHELSESGKAVGKVVVLIA; encoded by the coding sequence TTGAAAGCAGCTTGGTATGTGAAGAATGGAGCTGCAAGATATGTCCTGGAATTAGGGGACCTGGATAAACCCGCGGTTGGGCGAGGACAGGTGCTGGTGCACATCCGTGCCATCGGCGTGAACCCCTCCGATACGAAGGCACGGGCGACTACGCCATTGGCTTCGGGGATCAGACGGGTAATTCCCCATCAGGACGGCGCCGGGATCATTGAAGCCGTGGGGGAAGGTGTTCCTACCTCAAGGATTGGCGAGCGGGTTTGGATCTACGAAGCACTGTTTTCGGGCGGATCAGGTTGCGCAGCTGAGTACATTGCCGTCCCGAGTGTCAATGCTGTTCCGCTTCCGGGAAATATCTCGTTTGAGGTGGGCGCATGTCTTGGTGTGCCCGCACTCACTGCACATCGTTGCGTTTTTGCAGATGGCCCCGTTGATGGGCAAGCTTTGCTTGTTACTGGCGGAGCTGGTTCGGTGGGTGTCCACGCGATTCAATTCGCGAAGCATGGCGGAGCATCGGTCTTCACAACCGTTAGTAGCGAAAAGCAAGCGATGATAGCGAAAGCGGCTGGCGCAGATCTGATCATAGACCGGAATAAGGATAATCAGGCCGTTCGAATGCAAACGGTGGCGGGAGGATCCAGTCAGCGCATCATCGATCGAGTCGTCGATGTCGCTTTCGGTGCGAATCTTGAGACTACGATGAAGGTCCTGAAAGAAAACGGCGTTATCGCGACTTACAGCTCAGATTCCGAGCCCGAACCTACGCTGCCGTTTTTCTCCCTACTTAGGTTGGGAGTGACGATCCGATTCATCTTCGTCTATAAAATGAGCGCCGAAGCCCACCAAATTGCTATTGAGGCAACCACCGTCGGACTTACGGAAGGTTGGTTGCAGACAAACATCGCCGCCACCTTCCCATTGAGCCGAATCGCTGAAGCCCATGAACTGTCTGAATCCGGGAAAGCAGTCGGAAAGGTGGTCGTGTTGATTGCCTGA
- a CDS encoding type 1 glutamine amidotransferase domain-containing protein — protein MKVLFIATSVEKGLWLAELTHPYWHLIERGVEVDFASPKGGKISWYSISDPYAENSQEADDIVSKGFLSDKRLVAKTETTLSLASLDLKSYDAVHVAGGGGAAVDLYPNPEVAKTLEHFFSEGKVVGALCHGAIALGNNPDRIRGREVTGYSLAEDLELEKYFGKNFLPNYPQPILEKAGAHFTAAEPNGLRVVVDGKLITGQSQFSASEYSIVFHHLLTGQSPVHGSIAA, from the coding sequence ATGAAGGTACTATTCATTGCAACGAGCGTCGAGAAGGGCTTGTGGCTAGCGGAGTTGACTCACCCCTATTGGCATCTCATCGAACGTGGAGTTGAGGTGGACTTCGCGAGCCCCAAGGGAGGGAAGATTAGCTGGTATTCCATTAGCGATCCCTACGCTGAAAACTCTCAGGAAGCAGATGACATAGTCAGCAAGGGATTTCTCTCCGATAAGAGACTTGTGGCAAAAACGGAAACCACGTTGTCTTTGGCAAGTCTTGATCTCAAGAGCTATGACGCAGTACATGTCGCAGGTGGAGGGGGGGCCGCTGTAGATCTCTATCCAAATCCTGAAGTGGCAAAGACTCTCGAGCACTTCTTTTCAGAGGGGAAAGTCGTCGGTGCTCTCTGCCATGGAGCGATTGCTCTGGGTAATAACCCGGATCGCATTCGAGGGCGGGAGGTTACTGGCTATTCGTTAGCAGAAGATCTAGAGCTGGAGAAGTATTTTGGAAAGAACTTCCTGCCGAACTACCCACAACCCATCTTAGAGAAAGCTGGCGCACATTTCACTGCGGCCGAACCGAATGGACTGCGTGTGGTCGTCGACGGGAAACTGATCACCGGCCAAAGCCAATTCTCTGCTTCTGAATACTCGATCGTCTTTCACCATCTCTTGACTGGACAGAGCCCTGTTCACGGAAGTATCGCCGCATAG
- a CDS encoding MFS transporter → MKTAIKILDPVDFGDQCKEGALYEKITRRLMPLLFISYLFAFLDRINVGYAQLQMKPMLGFSDSVYGLGAGLFFVSYILFEIPSNIWMERIGIRFTLGRIMVLWGLTSAGTMFVRTPAQFYAARFLLGLFEAGFFPGIILYLTYWFPAKRRGRVTTLFMLAIPVAGMVGGPLSGWIMSAFDMKHNLAGWQWMLLLEGLPASILGIICFFYLADSPSKASWLNDSEQALISLALVRPGEASKDEPYPLPPVEAFRTGLALLRDRQVWGLAFVYFTIACANYMYTFWLPTILKAAGLHSIAKIGWYSAIPYCFGTAGALLIGRSSDFRSERRWHVASSLVVAALALGGTTTVRSSLLLVFLLSLAAFFLYGAGLLFWALPPTYLKRETAPTGIAIVSSIGVTGGFISPVLLGSIKTHTGQLHIGILFICLLMMTGAIAVVLAVPREIDHDAISLV, encoded by the coding sequence TTGAAGACGGCAATCAAAATCTTGGATCCAGTCGACTTCGGGGATCAATGCAAGGAAGGCGCACTCTACGAGAAAATCACTCGGCGACTTATGCCGCTGCTGTTCATAAGCTATTTGTTTGCTTTTTTGGACCGAATCAATGTTGGCTACGCCCAACTTCAGATGAAACCGATGCTTGGTTTTTCCGACTCCGTGTACGGACTCGGTGCAGGCCTTTTCTTCGTTAGCTACATCCTTTTCGAGATTCCCAGCAATATCTGGATGGAGCGTATAGGGATCCGCTTTACGCTTGGCCGCATTATGGTCCTTTGGGGCTTGACCTCTGCAGGAACAATGTTCGTGAGAACACCGGCTCAGTTCTACGCCGCTCGCTTCCTCCTTGGGTTGTTCGAGGCGGGGTTTTTTCCGGGTATCATTCTTTACCTGACATATTGGTTTCCTGCCAAACGCCGCGGTCGGGTAACCACCCTTTTCATGCTTGCGATTCCAGTGGCGGGCATGGTTGGGGGACCACTTTCCGGATGGATTATGTCGGCCTTTGACATGAAGCATAACCTTGCTGGCTGGCAGTGGATGCTGCTTCTTGAAGGGCTTCCCGCATCGATTCTTGGAATCATTTGTTTCTTCTATCTTGCCGATAGTCCGTCAAAAGCCAGTTGGCTAAATGACTCGGAACAAGCTCTGATATCACTCGCACTAGTTCGTCCTGGAGAGGCCAGTAAAGACGAACCTTATCCACTGCCGCCCGTGGAGGCTTTCCGTACAGGTCTTGCCCTACTTCGCGATCGTCAAGTCTGGGGGTTGGCCTTCGTCTACTTCACGATTGCTTGCGCGAACTACATGTATACATTCTGGCTTCCGACGATCTTAAAAGCCGCGGGCCTACACTCGATTGCAAAGATCGGGTGGTACTCGGCCATCCCATACTGCTTTGGAACTGCAGGCGCTTTACTGATAGGTAGGTCCTCTGATTTTCGAAGCGAACGCCGTTGGCATGTGGCCAGTTCTCTGGTAGTCGCGGCATTGGCCTTAGGGGGCACCACCACTGTTCGTTCCTCGCTTCTACTCGTCTTTCTGCTTTCACTCGCCGCTTTCTTTCTCTATGGTGCTGGCCTTCTGTTCTGGGCTCTCCCACCGACCTACCTCAAGAGAGAGACCGCACCCACGGGCATTGCAATCGTGAGTTCGATTGGCGTTACCGGCGGATTCATCAGCCCAGTCCTCTTAGGGTCGATCAAGACCCACACGGGACAACTTCACATCGGAATTCTATTCATCTGCCTGCTCATGATGACAGGGGCTATCGCGGTCGTTCTGGCTGTCCCTAGGGAAATCGATCACGATGCAATCTCTTTAGTTTGA
- a CDS encoding S10 family peptidase codes for MSMSLPPLPVDAHATQSILIEGKPLHYTVTVGTLPVRDEKGRLSGEVVYTSYVVEGKDRPVTFAFNGGPGAASVFLNMGAIGPKRVPFGIEGQSPSDPATLTDNPGTWLDFTDLVFIDPIGTGYSRSLVAEEESKKLFYGPDQDIAYLSRSIYDWLVKNERLQSRKYIVGESYGGYRGPRLTAYLQSKIGIAVNGMVLVSPALSPEAGDPEISPIPWMTVLPSMVAANYERRGTLTSDAMAAVIDYTRGEYAVDLMKGNSDPTATPRLITKVTELSGLDATFVRQLGGRLDTDAFLREEFRETGKLGSVYDPNVTGYDPFPYSPAQQSNDPIMMNVVAPTTTAMVDFVTKTVGWKPEARYIALSIETALLWDRSSQNGAFHGSASATDLRVAVATDPKLRVLIAHGWADLACPFMGSILTVSQIPNMGDLNRIQVHEYAGGHMFYARSASSLALRKDVLAMLSQH; via the coding sequence ATGTCGATGTCGTTGCCGCCTCTCCCGGTGGATGCTCATGCAACGCAAAGTATTTTGATTGAGGGAAAGCCTCTCCATTACACCGTGACCGTGGGGACACTCCCCGTACGTGATGAGAAAGGCCGGTTAAGTGGAGAAGTTGTCTACACCTCGTATGTCGTCGAGGGCAAGGATCGTCCGGTGACATTTGCTTTCAATGGCGGTCCCGGTGCCGCGTCGGTGTTCCTGAACATGGGGGCCATTGGTCCGAAGAGGGTGCCGTTTGGTATTGAGGGACAAAGCCCATCGGATCCGGCGACATTGACGGACAATCCCGGGACGTGGCTGGACTTCACAGATCTCGTCTTTATCGATCCGATTGGGACAGGCTATTCGCGGTCACTCGTTGCAGAGGAGGAGTCCAAGAAACTATTTTATGGACCAGATCAGGACATCGCTTACCTTTCGCGGTCGATCTACGACTGGCTAGTGAAGAACGAACGCCTGCAGTCTCGCAAGTACATCGTGGGCGAAAGCTACGGAGGGTATCGCGGGCCGCGTCTAACGGCATATTTGCAGTCAAAGATCGGCATCGCGGTTAATGGAATGGTGTTGGTTTCTCCCGCACTCTCTCCCGAAGCGGGAGATCCGGAGATCTCTCCGATTCCATGGATGACGGTATTGCCTTCGATGGTTGCTGCCAACTATGAACGCCGCGGGACACTGACAAGTGACGCTATGGCGGCGGTTATCGACTACACGCGCGGGGAGTACGCGGTCGATCTGATGAAGGGCAATAGCGATCCAACGGCGACTCCTCGGCTCATAACGAAGGTAACGGAGCTTTCTGGGTTGGATGCGACGTTCGTACGCCAGTTAGGCGGTCGGCTTGATACGGATGCTTTTCTGCGCGAGGAGTTTCGCGAAACCGGGAAGCTGGGAAGCGTGTACGATCCGAATGTCACTGGTTACGATCCGTTTCCGTACAGTCCAGCGCAACAGAGTAACGACCCAATCATGATGAATGTGGTCGCGCCCACAACGACGGCGATGGTCGACTTTGTAACCAAGACGGTCGGCTGGAAGCCAGAGGCGCGATATATCGCATTATCGATTGAAACAGCTTTGTTGTGGGATCGATCCAGTCAAAATGGGGCTTTTCACGGTTCGGCATCTGCAACAGATCTACGCGTTGCAGTGGCGACTGATCCAAAACTTCGCGTTCTCATTGCACATGGATGGGCGGATCTGGCTTGCCCGTTCATGGGATCGATACTGACGGTGAGCCAAATTCCGAACATGGGCGATTTAAACCGTATCCAGGTACATGAGTATGCAGGAGGACATATGTTCTATGCGCGTTCGGCTAGCTCACTAGCATTACGAAAAGATGTGTTGGCTATGCTCTCCCAGCATTAG
- a CDS encoding porin family protein, translating to MMKHIVTKKVVKVLDDSSKRIKILLLACLIGLMGTRLHAQAIPTASAAGILQVGGMFNIANSDYVPQKIKGGGFYTTFDFRYHFGIEGEFHQINDSNPTTAIYERTYEIGPRYVRRYGRFAPYAKLMYGRGVFNYPPVFGDPQGGAAANLAYNLIAAGVGADYRLLRFMNVRGEYEFQRWLGFPPSGLTPGVVSIGVAYQFH from the coding sequence ATGATGAAACATATAGTCACAAAAAAAGTAGTAAAGGTTCTGGACGACAGCTCGAAGCGGATCAAGATCCTACTATTGGCCTGTCTCATCGGCCTTATGGGAACTCGACTTCATGCCCAGGCGATCCCCACGGCAAGTGCCGCAGGAATTCTTCAGGTAGGCGGTATGTTTAACATTGCAAACTCTGACTATGTTCCGCAAAAGATCAAAGGCGGTGGTTTCTACACAACCTTTGACTTCAGATATCACTTCGGAATCGAAGGAGAGTTTCATCAAATCAACGACTCAAATCCAACAACCGCCATCTACGAACGTACTTATGAGATTGGCCCGCGATATGTTCGTCGCTATGGGCGGTTCGCGCCTTATGCCAAGCTCATGTATGGTCGCGGAGTATTCAATTACCCTCCCGTGTTTGGCGATCCACAGGGTGGTGCCGCAGCAAATCTTGCGTATAACCTGATCGCTGCTGGTGTTGGAGCGGACTATCGCTTGTTACGTTTCATGAACGTCCGAGGAGAATACGAGTTTCAACGGTGGCTCGGCTTCCCGCCGAGTGGTCTAACGCCGGGCGTTGTCAGCATTGGCGTTGCCTATCAATTTCATTGA